AAAATCCAAAAGTTGGAACTTCTTTAGAAGAATTTAAAGTTAATCTGATAAAATATATTCAAGAAACCCAAGCTAAAAAAGCAAATCCAATTTTATTGACACCAATTGTTCGTCGAAATTTTATAAATGGTGTTTTAACCGATACGCATAAAGGTTACCCTGAAGTGGTTAGGGAATTAGCAGATTCATTACACATTCCACTAATTGATATGCAAAGCAAAACAGAAAAATTGGTTAAGGCTTTAGGTGATGAGCCATCTAAAAAATTATTCCTTCACTTAGATTCTGGTCATGTTAATTATCCAAAGGGAGTGAAAGATAATACTCATTTAAATGTGGAAGGTGCAAAGGCTTTTGCTGATTTAGTGGCTGAGGGAGTTAAGGAAACAAAAACCAAATTGGCTAAATATTTGAAAAAATAAGATGAAAAAGTTATTGTTTTATTGTTCAATTGTTTTATTGTTGAATGGCATTGATGTCAATGCATCGAGTCTCCCCTCTAACATCTCACATCTTAAATCTCCATACGATTTTACAGTAGCTGCCGATGGAACTGGGAATTTTAAAACTGTTCAAGAAGCAATTAATGCTGTTCCAGATTTTAGAAAAACGCCAACAACAATTTTCATTAAAAATGGTACCTATAAGGAAAAATTAAATCTTTCGGCTTCAAAGAAATTGGTTAAAATGATTGGGGAAAGTGTTGAGAAAACGATTCTGACCTATGATGATTGGGCTCAACGAAAAAATTCTTTTGGAGAAGAAAAGGGAACATCTGGCTCAGCTAGCTTTTATGTTTATGGCGATGGATTTTCTGCCGAGAATATTACATTCCAAAATACAGCAGGGCCAGTTGGCCAGGCGGTTGCTTTATTTGTAGCTGGCGATAAAGCCAAATTTACAAATTGCAGAATGTTGGGTTTTCAAGATACCTTATATACGTATGGTCATGGCAGTCGACAATATTATTACAAATGTTATATAGAAGGAACTGTCGACTTTATTTTTGGTTCATCCACCGCTGTGTTCGAAGAATGTGAAATTTTCTGCAAAAAAGGAGGCTATGTAACCGCATCTTCCTCTCCAGATACATCAAAATACGGCTATGTTTTTATCAATAGCAAAGTTACTGGTGATGCGTCAGATAACTCTTTTTTCTTAGGTAGACCTTGGCGGCCTTTTGCAAAAGCCGTTTTTATCAATTGTAATTTAGGCAAAATGATTAAAGCTGAAGGCTGGAATAACTGGGGCAAAGAAAGCAACGAAAAAACAGCATTTTATGCAGAGTATAAAAGTACTGGGTCCGGTGCAAATCCGAAATCTCGTGTGCCTTGGTCGCATCAATTAGATGAAACAACTGTAAAAGAATACACATTAGATATGATTCTAAATGGTTGGAACCCTAAAGAGTAATCAATCGTCTTGCGTTTACCGTTGTTGGTTTGGGACAATGCTAAACGAGTAAACACAAATTCATATTATGAAATTATCAATTCTTACATTGTTCACGCTCCTTTCCGTTTCAGCCTTTGCCCAAAAAGATATTTCTAAAGTTTGGGTATCAGATTTAGGTAATGGAAAATATAAAAATCCAGTTATTGATGCTGATTATTCAGATCCAGATGTAGTTAGGGTTGGAGATGATTTTTATTTAACAGCTTCTAGTTTTGATGCCATTCCTGGTTTACCAATCCTTCATTCAAAAGATTTGGTAAATTGGACAATCATCGGCCATGCCTTAAAAAGACAACCACCTTTTGACCATTTCTCTAAAACACAACACGGAAACGGAGTTTGGGCACCAGCCATTCGTTTTCATAACGGCGAATTTTATATTTATTATCCAGACCCAGATTTTGGTATCTATTTAACAAAAGCAAAAAATCCTGCTGGTCCTTGGTCTGAGCCAATTTTAGTAGAAGGAGGAAAAGGTTTAATTGATCCTTGTCCACTTTGGGATGAAGATGGTAAAGTTTATTTGGCTCACGCTTATGCAGGTAGCCGAGCTGGAATTAAAAGTATCATCGTTGTTAAAAAAATGAATGCAGCAGGTGATAAAGTGCTAGATGAAGGTAAATTAGTTTATGATGGTCACGAGTTAGACCCAACAATAGAAGGGCCAAAATTCTATAAAAGAAACGGGTACTATTATATTTTTGCTCCTGGTGGCGGTGTTTCAACAGGATGGCAAACTATTTTAAGATCGAAAAATGTGTATGGTCCTTATGAGCGTAAAGTTGCAATGGATCAGGGTAAATCTCCAATAAATGGCCCACATCAAGGTGCTTGGGTTAATACGCCATCGGGCGAAGATTGGTTCTTGCACTTTCAAGATAAGAATGCTTACGGTAGAGTAGTTCATTTGCAACCAATGAAATGGGTTAATAATTGGCCAGTAATTGGAACAGATTCAGATGGTGATGGAATTGGTGAGCCAGTTTTGGTTTATAAAAAACCTGCAATTGCAAAACCAGTAGCTATTGCAACCCCTGCAGAAAGCGATGAGTTTAATGGAACGAATTTAGGTTTACAATGGCAATGGCAAGCAAATCCATCAGCTACTTGGTCATTTTTAAATCCAACCAAAGGAATGTTAAGGTTGTATTCTGCAAAAATGCCAGATAGCGCTAAAAACTATTGGGATGTGCCAAATATCTTGTTGCAGAAATTTCCGACAGAGAAATTTACAACGGTTACCAAACTAACTTTTACACCAAATACAAAATTAGAAAATGAAAAAGCTGGTTTAATTGTAGCTGGTTTAAGTTATGCCAACATCGCCGTTAAGAGCAAAAAAGATGGTAATTACTTAGTTTATACAACTTGTAAAACGGCAGATAAAGGGAAGGCAGAGAAGGAAGAAGTGATTGTTAAATTAACTA
The sequence above is drawn from the Pedobacter frigiditerrae genome and encodes:
- a CDS encoding pectinesterase family protein, with product MKKLLFYCSIVLLLNGIDVNASSLPSNISHLKSPYDFTVAADGTGNFKTVQEAINAVPDFRKTPTTIFIKNGTYKEKLNLSASKKLVKMIGESVEKTILTYDDWAQRKNSFGEEKGTSGSASFYVYGDGFSAENITFQNTAGPVGQAVALFVAGDKAKFTNCRMLGFQDTLYTYGHGSRQYYYKCYIEGTVDFIFGSSTAVFEECEIFCKKGGYVTASSSPDTSKYGYVFINSKVTGDASDNSFFLGRPWRPFAKAVFINCNLGKMIKAEGWNNWGKESNEKTAFYAEYKSTGSGANPKSRVPWSHQLDETTVKEYTLDMILNGWNPKE
- a CDS encoding rhamnogalacturonan acetylesterase encodes the protein MYKNLLIGLGIILMSFTFIKRDPITLYIIGDSTAANKAANKFPETGWGMELQPFFNTEVKVDNRALNGRSTKSFINEKRWENILTTLKEGDFVMIEFGHNDEKIENPKVGTSLEEFKVNLIKYIQETQAKKANPILLTPIVRRNFINGVLTDTHKGYPEVVRELADSLHIPLIDMQSKTEKLVKALGDEPSKKLFLHLDSGHVNYPKGVKDNTHLNVEGAKAFADLVAEGVKETKTKLAKYLKK
- a CDS encoding glycoside hydrolase 43 family protein, giving the protein MKLSILTLFTLLSVSAFAQKDISKVWVSDLGNGKYKNPVIDADYSDPDVVRVGDDFYLTASSFDAIPGLPILHSKDLVNWTIIGHALKRQPPFDHFSKTQHGNGVWAPAIRFHNGEFYIYYPDPDFGIYLTKAKNPAGPWSEPILVEGGKGLIDPCPLWDEDGKVYLAHAYAGSRAGIKSIIVVKKMNAAGDKVLDEGKLVYDGHELDPTIEGPKFYKRNGYYYIFAPGGGVSTGWQTILRSKNVYGPYERKVAMDQGKSPINGPHQGAWVNTPSGEDWFLHFQDKNAYGRVVHLQPMKWVNNWPVIGTDSDGDGIGEPVLVYKKPAIAKPVAIATPAESDEFNGTNLGLQWQWQANPSATWSFLNPTKGMLRLYSAKMPDSAKNYWDVPNILLQKFPTEKFTTVTKLTFTPNTKLENEKAGLIVAGLSYANIAVKSKKDGNYLVYTTCKTADKGKAEKEEVIVKLTTSTIYLAVTVSDGAKCQFSYSLTGDKYTNVNDVFQAEPGKWIGAKVGLFCVREQQTNDAGYADFDFFRIEK